TTTGATGTGTCTTATTTTTTTATTAGCAGGAGCTTTTTCTAATCTTTGTAAAGAGATAGGCAGCGTTGAAGCTGTTGCCAATGTTGGGCTTAGATATATAAGCTCCAAATGGGTTGTTTCAGGCATATTTTTAGTTACTTGTTTTATTTCCTTCTCAGCAGGAACTTCTGTAGGGGCAATCGTAGCGATTGCTCCTATTGCTTTTGAAATCGCGAATAAGATAGGTGCTGATTTAAGTTTAATGGCCGCTGCTGTGATGTGTGGGGCTGTATTTGGGGATAATCTTTCTTTAATATCAGATACAACTATTGTGTCAAGTCGTACTCAGGGTAGTAGTATTACAGATGTTTTTAAGGCTAGTTTTGTTTATGCATTCCCATCAGCCATATTTACTTTTTTCGGATTTTACTTTCTCTCAGGTGATTTGGCTAATGTGGAATCTCTGGTGAGTAGTTCAGTAGACTTGGTCAAAATAGTTCCTTATCTTGCTGTTATTGTTTTATCTTTGCTGGGGTTAAATGTTTTTTTTGTTTTATTTATAGGTATCGTCTTTGTAGGTATTGTCAGCATTTTTTACGAAAATTTGCAGTTTTTATACGTGATGAAAAAAATCAGTGAAGGATTTTTAAGTATGGGTGACTTAATTTTCCTCTCAATCCTTACAGGAGGGGTGTCTTTTGTTGTAATTAAAAATGGGGGGTTTAAGTGGGTTTTAGTTAAGCTTAAGACTTTAATACGAGGTAAGCGTTCTGCGGAGTTCGTAATAGCATCACTTGCTTCTGTGGTTGATGTTTTTCTGGCTAATAATACGATTGCTATTCTTGTTTGTGGCAAATTTGCAAAAGAAATATCTGTTAAGAATGAAATATCCTCTTGCAGGAGTGCTTCCCTTTTAGATATTTTTTCTTGTATTTCCCAGGGCTTTATTCCATATGGGGCTCAGATGATCATTTTAATAGGATTTTTTGATGGACTTGTTTCTCCTATGGGTATTATATCGTTTTTAATTTATCATTTATCTTTGCTACTTTTTGTGATTTTGTCCATGGTTGGTCTTGATATTAAAGGATTTTCTTGGTCTTTTTCTAGGAATTAATGTAGTTTAAATTACATAGGAGGTGTTAATGGACACGAGTAAATGTGTAATGCCAAGTTTTTTAGGACTTGTTCCCTTTCTTGTTTTTATTGTTGTATACATTGGAACGGGGGTGGCCTTAGAAATTCAAGGTGTCAAGATGGCTTTTTATCAAATGCCACCCATAGTTGCGATGTTGTTGGGTGTTGTTACAGCATTTCTTTTATTTAAGGGGTCGTTTACAGATAAGATAAACGAATTTATTAAAGGATGTGCACAGTTTGATATTACATTTATTTATTTAATATTTATGATTTCAGGTGCTTTCTCTTCTGTTTGCAATCAGATAGGTAGTATTGAAACTGTAGCGAATATTGGACTTAAATATATACCTTCTAATTTATTGGTGGCAGGTATATTTTTAATATGCCTTTTTCTCTCTACTTCAACTGGTAGTTTTATGGGTACTGTTGTGGCTGTTACTCCAATCGGACTTGAGATAGCAAATAAAAGCGGAATTCCTTTGCCAATGGTTGCAGGCGCTGTTCTTGGAGGAGGTGCTTTTGGAGATAGTATGTCTTTAATATCAGATACAACCATTATCGCCAGTCGTACGCAAGGAGTTAAGATTAGAGATGTTTTCAATAGTGGAGCTTGGTTTGCAATTCCTGCTGCCGCAATGGCAACCGTAGCGTTTGCTATTGTAGGTTCGTCTGTTGAGAATGTCAATTTTGTAAGTGATCTTACGGATATTAGTTATTTAAAGGTTCTTCCTTACCTTTTTGTTATAGTTTTTGCGTTTCTAGGGGTAGATGTGTTTTTGGTTTTATTTCTTGGGATATTGATTGCTGGTGGTATTGGTATTTTTTGTGGCGATTTAACTTTGCTTTCAATGTCTAAAAATATCAATAGGGGTCTGTTGGATTTAAGTGACATGATTATTCTCGTTATCCTTACTGGAGGAATGTCTTATATGGCTATTAAGCACGGAGGATTTGAGTGGGTTTTAAATAAGGTGAGGCTTTTAGCTAAGTGTAGGAGAAGCGCTGAATTTACGATTACTTTTTTGATAGTTATGGTTACAGGGTTTCTTGCAAATAGTGGTCTTGCGATTTTAGTTAATGGAACCGTAGCTAGGGGAATATCTGAGAGTAATTCGGTATGTCCTAAGCGATGTTCGGCTTTGCTTTCTGTTTCCTCTTGTGCTTTAATAGGAGCCTTACCATATGGTATGCACATGATAAGTGTAATAAATCTTGCAAAAGGAACCATATCTCCCGTTGACATCATTTCATTTTTGTTCTATCAAGCTTTTTTAGGCGTTATCATCATTTTGTCTATAATTGGTGTTAGTTTAAAAAGTCATATTTTGCGCTTCATTAGAAGCTAGGAAACAACCCTTGAAGAAGGTTGTTTCTCTATGAGATGTTTTTTAGGAAGCTAGTTCCACATATATCCTTAGTTGTTCTTCTTTTACTTCTCTAGGTACTGTTTTAAATACTTCCAATTTTGAAAAATCTTTTGGAAGAAATTTTTCTTCCAAGTATAATTTCATTTCAGGATTTTGCACGGCTTCTTCTTTTAAACAGCTCAATACATTTTTGTTTGGTGAATTATATCTCGTTTCTTGAAAATTTGCGTAGGACGCTTCATTTTCATAAAGAAAGTTTATGAATTTATAAGCAAGTTCTTTGTGGGGTGCGTCTGATGGAATCGCCATTACATCAATCCAAAGATTTGTTCCCTCAGGAGCATAAAAATCTAGATTTGCGTCTTTTATCATGGCATCTTGAGCTTCTCCACTCCATGTTAGTTGAATAGACGCCTCTCCATTAAGTATTAGTGATTTTGCAGCAATATCTGAGAAATATCCTACTAGTAAGGAGTTTTGTTTTTTTAGTATCTCTCCAGCTTCTCTTATTCTAGATAGGTCGTGTTCATTAAATAAGTAACCAAGTTGTTTAAGTGCAACTCCAATATTTTCTTTTGGAGAATCTAGCATTGCAATTTCTTTTCTGTATTTCTCATTAAACAGGATATCAAACCCATTCATGTCTTTTACATCAACCTTTGTCTTATTGTAAAGTATTCCCATCACTCCCCAAAACATAGGTATGGAGTAAGCGTTTCCAGGGTCATACTCTAGATCTTTAAGTTTTTCTAAAATATTATCTCTTACATTTGGCAATCTTGAGTGGTCTAATTTTTCAATCCTATTTTCACTTGCCAATTCTCCGATCAAATACTCTGAGGGTACTATTATGTCATAATAACCCTTTGTACTGTTAAACTTTGCCATCATTTCTTCATTATTATTAAAGATTTCGTAGTTTATCTTGATATTATTGTCTCTTTCAAATTGAGCTAGCAAGTCTTCATCAATGTATTCTGCCCAATTAAGGATGTTGAGAGTGTCTTTTTTCTCTTCAGGATGGCAAGATAGAACTATTAAAGCTAGTAATATTAATATTTTTTTCAAAAAAAACTCCTTTTATCTAAATTTCTGTGTCTGTTGTTAATTTTTTAATTCCTACAAATTTGTTAATAATAAATAAAAGACTAAGTATTACGAAAAATAAAATAGAAGAAATTGCATTGATAATTGGCTTTATTCCTCTTTTCGTTAAAGAATTTATAAGTATTGACAAATTGTTAAAGCCTTGTCCTGTCGTAAAGAAGGATATTAGGAAATCATCAACGGATAATGTAAATGCAATAAGTCCGCCTGTGGCTACTCCTCCAATTATTTCTGGAAATATTATGTTTTTAAATATTTGACTCTCTGAAGCCCCAAGGTCACGAGCTGCATTAATGATATTTTCTGGAAGTGAATATAGCTTGGGCAAAATGGTTATTACTACATAAGGTGTTGAAAACATTATGTGTGACATTAACATAGTGGAGAATCCTAGCTGTACTTTTATAGCCGAGTAAAATGTCATCAAACTGATGCCTGTTACAATATCAGGGTTGATTATTGGTATTTTATTGATTGATAGCAGGATTGTTTTTATTCTTTTATTTTGAGTTTTATAAATACCATAGGCACCCAGGACACCAACTGCAACAGATACTAAAGATGATATTACTGCTACGGATAAAGTGTTGTATATTACGGTTTTTATTTGCTGTGATTCGAAAACTTCTCTGTACCATTTCAAGCTAAATCCTTGCCAAAAAAAGCCATGGTCACCTGCATTGAAGGAGTAAACTACTAAAATTATTATGGGGGCATAAATAAACCCAAATGTAAAGAATAAAAAAGTGTTTTTTAATATGTTAAGCATATTGATTCCTTATTCTACATTATTTTTTTGCATTAATTTAAGTATTGTGAGGTTAAATATTAATATCACTATCATAACAATAAAAGAAATAGCAGCTCCAGTATGCCAATCTTCTACGAATAAGAATTGTTTTTCGATTAAGTTTCCAATTAAAATTTGTTTAGAACCACCTAACAAGTCTGAGATGATAAACACTGTAATTGAGGGAATAAATACCATTATTATTCCTGTTGCAAGATAAGATAATGTCAACGGCACCTTTACGTATAGTAAAATTTGCCACATTCTTGCTCCAAGATCCCTTGCCCCTTCAATATATTCGGGCTTAATTTTTAAAAGTCCTGTATATACAGGTAAAACCATAAACGGCAGGAAATTATATACCATACCGATTGTTACAGCTTGCTCGTTGTATATCAAATCCATGCTGGTAAGTCCTATTGTTTCAAGCAAGTTATTAATAATTCCATTTCTTCCTAATATCCTTATCCAAGCGTAAGTTCTAAGTAGGGTATTAACCCACATAGGAAGTATTATCATTATTATGAGTATGTTTTGAATACTTTTCTTAGATATTGATATGAACCATGCTGTAGGGTACCCAATGATAATGCAGAAAATTGTTGCAATTAACGCGAGTTTAGTGCTTCTTGAAAAAATCCTTAAGTAACTTGGTTCTAGTAGTCTGTTAAAATTTGCAAACGTAAGTTCGTCATTCTCATTAAGGAAGCCAAGGGCTATGATTATGAGCAGTGGGATTATAACAAAGATTGATAAAAATATAATATACATGCCCAATGTTATTCTGTTCATCACTATTGCTCTTTACCCATTACATGAATGTCATTAGGTTCTAGGAAAATATCAACTTCTTCTCCGACTTTCGTAAGTTTTGTACTCTGGATTAACCAGTTATATTTTGCAATCTCTAGTGTCATTTCGTAGTGAACACCCTGAAATATTGCCGAAGTTATAACTCCACTTAAGTGTCCCTTACCTTTGGGAAGTATCTTTACATCTTCTGGTCGTATTACGAGGTCAACCGGTTCCTTATTTTGAAACCCCTTGTCAAGGCATTCAAAATTCTTTCCAAACATACTAACAACAAACTCATCCTCGTATGTTCCGTCAAAAATATTACTTTCTCCAATAAAATCAGCCACGAATTTTGTATTAGGTTCGTTGTAGATTTCCTCAGGAGTTCCAATTTGAAGAATGGCTCCCTCATTCATCACAACTATTCTGTCGCTCATTGTTAAGGCTTCTTCTTGGTCATGAGTAACATAAATAAAAGTGATTCCAAGCTTTCTTTGTATATTTTTAAGCTCCCTCTGCATCTCTTGTCTCATCTTTAAATCGAGTGCAGAGAGTGGTTCGTCTAATAGCAAAAGTTTAGGTTCCATAACTATTGCCCTTGCAATCGCAACCCTTTGTTTTTGTCCTCCCGATAATTCATTAATGTTTCTATAAGCGTATTTTTGCATTCCAATCAAAGAAAGAGATGCCCTTACTTTTTCCTTAATCAAATTTTTGTTTATCTTCTTCATTCTAAGACCGAATGCAATATTGTCAAAAACATTCATATGCGGAAACAGTGCATAATTTTGAAATACAGTATTAAGCTCTCTCTTATCAGGACTAATTCCTGAAATTTCTCTTGATAAAAAGTAGACCTCGCCTTCCTTTTGTCTTAAAAATCCTCCCAGTATTTTAATGAGAGTGGTCTTCCCGCATCCTGAGGGACCAAGTAGTGTAATAAATTCATTTTTTTTAACTTTTAAATTAATTTTATCTAGAGTTTTACTACCACCATCAGCGTAGTAATGACTTAAGTCCTTAATCTCTAGGATAAGATTATTCAACTAATGGGACCCTCCTTTTTTACGTATGCACCAACGAACAGCACAGTGACAGATTATACTTTATATTAATTCTTATGTAAATAATTTTAATTTAGTGTTGTTTTGGTATGTTAAGGTCGAGTATTATTTTCCCAAATTTACCTTCTCTATATTCTTTTATTAGTGTTTTTGATGCCCTTTGTATGTCTATTTTGCATTTTTTATTTATAAACCCCCTTGCTCTTGCAAATTCTTCCAAGATTTGAAGTGAATCCGTTGAGATTATTTTATATCTATCTAACAAGTTACTTTTGTTATTATTGTGCATTTCTTTAAGCAAGTAGAGAGAAAGGTCAATACTGTCTATTATTTCTTCTTTTATCATGTCTAGGATTGCAAGTTTTTTTGCAATTTCTTGGTCTTCTAAGTTGTGCCATAATAAGCCTGGTGTATCAAAAATATTAATTTCTTCATTTGCTTTAACGATTTGTATATTTTTTGTATGTCCCGGTTTATTTGCAACGCTTGCGCTTTTTTTCCCTACTATTAGATTCATTATTGATGATTTTCCAACATTTGGAATTCCAATTACTAAGACTTTTATTTTTTCTGTATAAGTTCTAATCTTTTTCACGCTTGCCACTTTTTTAATTTTGTCTATTATTTGTTTCTTCATTCCTTTTTTGTAAATATTGCTAATTATTACGTGATCACCAAGGGAAGCAAAATAAGACCCCCATTTTAAAATTTCTCTTTCAATTGTAAGATCTGACTTGTTTAAAAGTATTATTTTTTCCTTTCCTGTATTTTTAATGATTTGCTCGGTTATTGGATTTTTACTACTAAGCGGAGCTCTAGCATCAAGGATTTCTAATACAATATTTGTTCTTTTAAGGTTCTCATTGATTAACCTTAAAGCCCTTTTCATGTGTCCAGGAAACCAGTTTATTTTATTTGGCATGTTTAAATTATAGTTTAATATGAGTGTGTCAAATAAAATTAAAAATTTTTTGTATTTTTTTGTTCTTAAATCTATAATGGATTGTGCTTTTTAAAAAATTGTGTAGAACGCATGGGTAATATTTAAATTTTGTAGGAAGTTAGTTGTAGGAGGTTGAGTATTAATAGAGAGATTGGGAGGGGTTTAATTGTTTCTTGTCAGGCACTTGAGGGTGAGCCATTGCATAGTAGTTTTATTATGTCTAGGATGGCATTAGCAGCAAAGTTGGGGGGGGCAGTTGGAATTAGAGCCAATGGGATTTCAGATATTAGCAAAATAAAATCAGAAGTTGATTTACCAATAATAGGCATTATTAAAAGGGTTTATGGTAATTCTCCCGTTTTTATTACACCTACTATTAGGGAGATTGATGAACTATGTGGTGAGGGCGTTGATGTTGTTGCTCTTGATGCTACTCTTAGAGAGCGTCCGGATGGAATCTTACTGGCTAAATTTTTTGATAGAATTAGGAATAAATATCCAAATCAACCCCTAATGGCAGATATTGGCTCTTTGGAAGAAGCTGTTATTGCCGATAAACTTGGGTTTGATTTTATTGGTACAACTTTGCATGGGTATACAAAGGATACTGAGGGGTTAAATATTGCCGATGATGACTTTTCCTTTTTAAAAAAATTGCTTGAGTTTAACTTTAAATCAAAATTAATAGTTGAGGGTAAGATTGATACACCTCTTAAGGCCAAGAGATGCTTTGAGCTGGGAGTTTCTTTCGTTGTTGTAGGAGGCGCGATTACGAGGCCGATGGAGATTACAAAAAGTTTTGTTGAAAAAATAAATGAAGTTGTGGAACCTGAAAATAAATGAGGTTGTGGAACTTTGAAAATATTTATAGTGTTTTTTGTGTCTTTTTAGACAGATAGGAGTTTTTATGGGGAAATTCTTTGAGAATGCTCAAAAATTTGGACGTTCTTTTATGTTGCCTATTGCCATCCTCCCTGCATCGGGATTGTTTTTAGGAATTGGAGGAGCTTTGTCCAATCCGGCGACGGTTAGGGCCTATACTTTTCTAGACATATTTTTCTTGCAGGCAGCCTTTAAAATAATGAGTACAGCGGGGGCTATTATTTTTGTGAATTTAGCTCCGATATTTGCGATTGGGGTTGCTGTTGGACTTGCAAAATCAGACAAGGGAACTGCAGGGCTTGCGGCTTTTATTGGATATCTTGTTATGAATGCTACTGTTGGTATTTTAGTTGATATGTCAGGAAAAGCTGAGGTCCTCTCAAGTGGGGCTGTAGGGCTAATACTTGGGATTAAGACTTTAGAGACAGGTGTTTTTGGGGGTGTAGTTGTTGGAATATTAACCTATTATCTTCACAATAGGTTAAATAAAGTTGAGCTTCCAAGGGTTCTTGGATTTTTTTCAGGTTCTAGGTTTATACCGATAGTGGTTTCTTTTGCAAGCATTTTGCTAGCGGTGTTTATGTTTATTTTTTGGCCTTTTATGCAGTCTGGTATTAGCAAAGTGGGTGGTTTGGTAGAAGCAACAGGTTATGTTGGAACTCTAATTTATGGTGTGTTCTTAAGAATGCTTGGTCCATTTGGCTTGCATCATATATTTTATTTACCCTTCTGGACAACTGGTATTGGTGGCTCTGAAATTGTGGATGGTAGGTTAGTTGAGGGAACACAAAACATTTTTTTTGCTGAACTTGCTGCTCAGGGTACTGATAAATTTTTTGTTGGAACAAGTCGTTTTATGAGTGGAAGGTTTATTACCATGATGTTTGGCTTACCCGGAGCTGCTTTTGCTCTTTACCGACTTGCAAAGCCTAGTCAGAAAACTAAAGTTTTTGGTCTTTTACTATCAGCAGCCTTGACTTCCTTTTTGACAGGAATTACAGAGCCTCTTGAGTTTTCTTTTCTATTTGTAGCGCCGTTTCTTTACGTTATGCATGCTGTATTTGATGGTTTTGCATTTATGATTTCACATATTTTGCAAATTACAATAGGACAGACTTTTTCTGGGGGATTTATTGATTTTATTCTTTTTGGGATTTTACAGGGGAATTCAAGGACCAATTGGATATTAGTTCCAGTGGTAGGTGTTTTTTGGTTTTTCTTGTATTATCTGAGTTTCGCTTTCTTTATATCTAGATTCGATTATAAGACTCCAGGAAGGGAAGATATGCTAGAGTCTGGAGATGTATCTCTTCCTTTTAGAGAATCAGAAGGGAAATCTGTTGCATCTGAAGTGATTGAAGGTCTTGGGGGTGTTGAGAACATTGTTGAGCTTGATTGTTGTGCTACAAGACTTAGAGTTACCGTAAAAGATCCTATGAAGGTTTTACAGTCTACTTTGGACAGTACTGGGGCTAAGAAGGTGATTATTAAGAGTAATGGAATTCAGGTGGTTTACGGACCCGGGGTAAGTGTGCTGAAGAATGAGATAGAAGAAATTCTTGGTAATTAAAGTTTGCAAATAAAAAGCAAGTGTTGTATCACTTGCTTTTTATTTTTTTAATAAAAGCAACCACATATTTTGTGAAATAAGATGTGTTTTGGGCGCTCCTGTGACTGTGGTTTCCAACCGGAACGTGTGAGTGATCGCTTTCAACAAGGGTAATTGGTATTTCTTCCTTGTATCCTCCATATTCGCTTATGAACTGATTTATTTTACTAGAATCTACCGTTGGGTCTCTGGGAGGATAAATTATCATCATGGGGGTTGTTATCCTGGCAAACCCATGCGAATTGATTAACTTGACAAGTCCCATCATTGCGATTATTGAGTCTACTTGTTGCCACTCTGTATGGAAAGTTTTGACCACTTCATGCTCTATCTTCTTACTCTCTTTTGTTTCAAACTTATTGTATCCACCCGTTGCAAGATATGCAAGTTGGCGCCCCCAAGGGTAGTAAATTAAGCTTGTTCTCTTATCTTTAGGATAGATATTAGGAGATATTAGGGTAGCAGAATGTATTTCGTTTGGATAATTTTCTAGTGCCCAAATAGCAGCTGCTCCGCCGTTTGAGGTTCCAATAATTATTAATTTTTTTCCTATTAATTTTCCAATTTGAATAGCTTCATCAATATCTCTTAACCAATCTTGAGTTTGGACACCTTTGAAGGCATCTTTTTCGTCAATTCCGTGGCCTTTAAATCTTGTAAAAAAAATATTCGCATTTAAAGCTTTGGCTATGTTATTTGGAACGGGGTAAATTCCGTTTTTAGATGATGCAAATCCATGAAAATAAACAACGGAGTATTCTGTTTGTTCCTTGTTTCCGTGCCATATGATTTCTTTTTTTGTGTTTTCTTCTAAATTGAATTTGGACTCGCCAATCAATAAGTACTGGTCCAGTTCTTCAAGTTTATTAGGAACCTTAACCTTTATAAATTCATTCTTAAACTTCACCCTTGGGCTAACTAGTGTTAGGAGAAGTAAAAATATGAAAACAAAAATAGCATTCTTTATGGTCATAAATTGTTTTCCTTGTGGCTGGAATCGCAAAGAATGTCTACATTTTCTTCGCTCAAATTTTGAGAGCAGTTGTTGCAAGCTCCCGAATAAATAATTTCAATAGATTTAGTTCTCCATTCCTCTCCAAGTTTGTCTTTCAAAATATCTTTAATCTCATCGAGTTGTATCGGATAGACCTGATTGCATCTATTACATTTAAAGTGAGCTATTGTAGAAGACAAACTTAGGTAAAATCTTGTTTCCTTTTGGTCAGTTGTTTTTATATCTTTTAAAATGTTGCGTTCTTTTAAAACGTTGAGCGTGTTGTATACTGTTGCTTTCGATAAGCTTGGTATTTCCGTTATCAATTTATTATAAATCTCTTTTGCTGTAAAGTATTCCTTTGGATTTGATGCTATGTATAAAATTATTCTATTTCTTGAATGAGAAGCTTTCATTCCCAATTCTGTTGTTAACGCCTTTAACAGGATAGGGTCATTGGTAATACCTACCTTTTCTAAAGTGGAATGCACTTCCATTGTGTCATTGTTCATATAATAAACCTTTTATTAATGTAAGATTAAGTACTTTAACGTCCTTATGGAATAATTTTATAACGATTTATTAATATTTTACTACTGTCGGTTATTTATTTTCATATTTTGTATGTTTGGATAGAAGAGTAGATTTTTTATTTTTGAATTTATCTTTATTTTATTATCAAAATTATTATTCATTGGGAGTAATAATAAATTCAGACTTAAAGAATAATTACTCAAATCTTCGGTTTTTACCATATTGTAAGATCCTCCTATGTTTAAAATAAACCATCTCTTATTACTCATTTTTTCGATTTTGTAATTAATTGTGTATATCATGTATTTTTCAATATGTAGAAAACTAATAAAAAAATTGCTGCTCTGGTCACTTCCTTTAGAGATTAAAAATTCGGTGCCGTTAATATATCCTTTAGTATCTCTTTTTGTTTCAATAATTTTTTCATAAGTGTCATAGTCATTGTATCTTGCAGTGATTTTTAGGTTTGTTTCTTTGTCAACTTCAAAGATGGGCATCTCTAAGCTTGAATATTCAAGTAAATAATTTGTGTCGACGGTCTTTAGGGTTTTGCCATCCAATGCTATACCAGAAGGCCATACTATTTTGATGGATATAAAAAAGCTTGCAAGATTTTCGTCTAGGAAGAAATCAATTATCGACTTTTCTTTTGTGTTGAAATTCAAATATTGTCTAACCCCTAGAATTTTATCATTTGAAAATGAGAATGAGCTTTCAATCGTTGGTTCTATGATGATGTCCTTTTTTGATAAAACTTTAAGGTAAGTTCTGCAAGAGTCTAGAAATTCAACTTGTCTTTCCTTGTGTTTTATTTTGTTAAGTTTTCCTTCCTCAAATCTCACACTATACTTCAAATGGGATAGCGTAAAATTGCCTTCCATATTGTATTCAAGGTTTTTGCTTGTAACAGACTCTGGGTTTTTTGGGTGTTGTTCAAAATTTTTACTAGTTAAAAATTCTTTTAAGGAATTTTCATTTATTTGATATTCCTTTAATCTTTTGTTTTGGAATTGTAGAATTAGTGCTTGTTCCCTTAGTGAATTGAACTCAGGAATTTCTAACAAATCTGCAACTATTTTGGTTCCTTCTAGATTTTGTACCTTAATGCTATATAGGCTTGCATCCAGCCCTTTTAGGGAGAGTAGGAAATTCTTTAACTCTTGATTATTGTACACTTCTTTAATTTCATGGAAGTAAAGAAGTGTATTTACGTTCTTCTTATGTATTCCAGGATCTTGAATTTCGGATAAAAATTGACAATTATTTTTGTAAAAAACTAGATATTTTTTTTTATTTTTTGCGTATCTCACTCCTTCTATGTAGTTAAAATTAAGCTTTCTATATAGTTCAAGCACTTTTTTTCTTAGTTTTTCCATCTTGTACATATAAAACATAGGAGGACTATTCTTAAATAAATCTTTATATCCACTACCGAATGGATTCTTTAAGGCCCAATATAGATCCACATGGATCTCATCGTGCAGCATGTATTCATGAGGATTTCCACTGTAAGTACTTGGAATGTAAATATCTTCATTATTTTTAAGTCTTTTAAAAAACCATTCATTTAATTCCGAATTTAATTTCAGAATTTCAAAAAAGTATGTCGGAAATGTCCAGTGTATCTTATAGCTCAGTTTTTTATTTTCAATTAGATACCTTGTGTTTGATAAAATGGAATATAACCTGTTCTCAGCAAATGTGGTTATCGAGATAATCACAACGTAGGTATTTGAACCTCTAAATTTTCTAAACAACATAAAGATCTTAATAATAAGTATATATGAGATTAGTGTAAATGGTAGTTGTTTAGCAGTAAATTATTGGTTAGTTTCCGCGGTTTGAGTCTTGATTAATGAATAAAAAATTTTATATCCTTATGGTGATATGTATGAGGTTTATGCTAACATTTACGGTGTTGGGTTTAAATTTAATTTTGATACTTAAAAAGGGGTAAGATTTATGGCAAAGGAAATGTATTTTAATGAAGATGCTAGGAAAAGTTTACTCAGCGGCATTGAGAAGTTGTCAAATGCTGTAAAGGTGACTCTTGGGCCTAAGGGAAGAAATGTTTTAATTGATAAGAAATTTGGGTCTCCTACGGTTACTAAGGATGGGGTTAGTGTTGCTCGTGAGATTGAGCTTGAAAATGCATTTGAGAATATGGGTGCCCAGCTTTTAAAAGAGGTTGCTATTAAGACAAATGACGTAGCTGGAGATGGAACTACTACTGCTACTGTGCTTGCTTATGCAATTGCTAGGGAGGGGCTTAAGAATGTTTCTTCTGGCATTAATCCTATTGGAATAAAGAAGGGAATAGATCATGCTGTATCTTTGGCTGCTGACAAGATCCGTAAGGCTGCAAAGAAAATTACTACCAAGGAAGAGATTGCGCAGGTGGCTTCTATTTCTGCAAATAATGATAGTTCTATAGGCGAGAAAATTGCTGAGGCGATGGATAGAGTTGGAAAGGATGGAGTTATTACTGTTGAGGAATCAAAGACTTTTGATACTACGATTTCTTATGTTGAGGGTATGCAGTTTGATAGAGGATATCTCTCTCCTTACTTTTCTACAAATAAGGAAAATATGAGTGTGAGCTTTGATGATGCTCTTATTTTGATATGTGAAAAGAAGATTGGTACTATTAAGGAACTTTTACCTGTTCTTGAAA
This is a stretch of genomic DNA from Borrelia sp. P9F1. It encodes these proteins:
- a CDS encoding histidine kinase yields the protein MFRKFRGSNTYVVIISITTFAENRLYSILSNTRYLIENKKLSYKIHWTFPTYFFEILKLNSELNEWFFKRLKNNEDIYIPSTYSGNPHEYMLHDEIHVDLYWALKNPFGSGYKDLFKNSPPMFYMYKMEKLRKKVLELYRKLNFNYIEGVRYAKNKKKYLVFYKNNCQFLSEIQDPGIHKKNVNTLLYFHEIKEVYNNQELKNFLLSLKGLDASLYSIKVQNLEGTKIVADLLEIPEFNSLREQALILQFQNKRLKEYQINENSLKEFLTSKNFEQHPKNPESVTSKNLEYNMEGNFTLSHLKYSVRFEEGKLNKIKHKERQVEFLDSCRTYLKVLSKKDIIIEPTIESSFSFSNDKILGVRQYLNFNTKEKSIIDFFLDENLASFFISIKIVWPSGIALDGKTLKTVDTNYLLEYSSLEMPIFEVDKETNLKITARYNDYDTYEKIIETKRDTKGYINGTEFLISKGSDQSSNFFISFLHIEKYMIYTINYKIEKMSNKRWFILNIGGSYNMVKTEDLSNYSLSLNLLLLPMNNNFDNKIKINSKIKNLLFYPNIQNMKINNRQ